From a region of the Paenibacillus lutimineralis genome:
- a CDS encoding helix-turn-helix domain-containing protein — protein sequence MKAIEMRLAGVLIREVMEQLGIRNKTQLKTWMRWYRKGEVHRLEQPVGKQ from the coding sequence ATGAAAGCCATAGAAATGAGACTGGCAGGAGTTCTGATCAGAGAAGTTATGGAACAGCTGGGAATACGGAATAAGACACAGCTAAAGACATGGATGAGATGGTATCGGAAGGGCGAAGTACATCGTTTGGAGCAGCCCGTGGGTAAACAATAA
- a CDS encoding stalk domain-containing protein, giving the protein MKKTIIALTLSLVCTLLIGNPTISFANNFSNTVDNGKLENGRVLIPLRAVSERFNSEVIWNQAKKSITIIRGKQELLLRVNSRTALLNNAAFKLDLPAKIDNGTTYVPARIFAEVFGGTALWSEQERKATITIGQQQIFIHTESPKPRMSQERTNVLNTKINEATDPSSYSQIRTYFRPYFTDSFINKIIHSNGIKNNAILTKKADITYDSTTAARMHQSAYFESGPINLELVDRYVFYKFVDNQWKVDEVNVGKQIIEP; this is encoded by the coding sequence ATGAAAAAAACAATAATCGCACTAACACTTTCTTTAGTGTGTACCTTACTAATCGGTAATCCAACGATAAGCTTCGCCAATAATTTTTCGAATACGGTTGACAATGGAAAACTTGAAAATGGACGAGTGCTGATTCCATTACGTGCTGTTTCAGAGAGATTCAATTCAGAAGTGATCTGGAACCAGGCAAAAAAAAGCATTACGATTATTCGTGGCAAACAAGAGCTATTGCTGCGTGTTAATTCTCGGACTGCTTTATTAAATAACGCTGCTTTCAAGCTTGATTTACCAGCAAAAATTGATAATGGAACAACTTATGTACCAGCACGTATTTTTGCTGAAGTCTTTGGCGGAACAGCGCTGTGGTCCGAACAAGAACGAAAAGCAACCATTACGATCGGACAGCAACAGATCTTTATCCATACAGAGTCGCCCAAGCCTAGAATGAGTCAGGAGAGAACAAACGTGCTTAATACAAAGATAAATGAAGCCACCGATCCCTCGAGCTATTCGCAAATTCGAACATATTTCAGACCTTATTTCACGGACTCATTTATAAACAAGATTATTCATAGTAATGGTATTAAAAATAACGCTATACTAACAAAAAAGGCCGATATTACCTACGACAGCACCACAGCGGCGAGAATGCACCAATCTGCTTACTTTGAAAGTGGTCCTATCAATCTCGAGCTCGTTGATCGTTATGTATTCTATAAATTTGTTGATAACCAATGGAAGGTAGACGAGGTGAATGTGGGCAAACAAATAATTGAGCCATAA